A single genomic interval of Armatimonadota bacterium harbors:
- a CDS encoding 4-hydroxythreonine-4-phosphate dehydrogenase PdxA, producing MVRLAAVIGDPTGIGPEVLAKALADPPEDALLLVGDARVWEQARGVARLPLPPRPAVAPEPVTADGVPFLDVPADDRTWTIGEMSPAAGRAAGRWMETAVRLALRGAVDAVVFAPLNKQALIRAGHAVRDEYEFVARLAGVEEYDEMNVIPHPAAPDSGRLLWVARATSHIPLREVAPQITRERVLRAIRLAHRVATRAGGRELRIGVAALNPHAGEGGLIGDEEEHAITPAVVAAITEGINAMGPIPADHVFRLARAGRFDVVVSMYHDQAQIATKLLGFEMGVSVGVGLSFVLTTPSHGTAFDIAGRGVADPRPMARALRIASLLARGADERRKKPAPSGG from the coding sequence ATGGTCAGACTGGCCGCGGTCATCGGGGATCCCACCGGCATCGGGCCGGAGGTCCTGGCGAAAGCCCTGGCCGACCCGCCGGAAGACGCCCTCCTCCTTGTGGGAGACGCCCGGGTGTGGGAGCAGGCCCGGGGCGTGGCCCGCCTGCCGCTCCCGCCGCGCCCCGCGGTGGCGCCGGAGCCGGTGACCGCAGACGGGGTGCCCTTCCTCGACGTCCCCGCCGACGACCGGACCTGGACGATCGGCGAGATGAGCCCCGCCGCGGGCCGGGCGGCCGGACGATGGATGGAGACCGCGGTGCGGCTGGCCCTCCGGGGCGCAGTGGACGCTGTGGTCTTCGCGCCGCTGAACAAGCAGGCGCTCATCCGCGCCGGCCACGCCGTGCGCGACGAGTACGAATTCGTGGCCCGCCTGGCGGGGGTGGAGGAGTACGACGAGATGAACGTCATCCCCCACCCGGCGGCGCCCGACTCGGGCCGGCTGCTGTGGGTGGCCCGCGCAACCTCGCACATCCCGCTGCGGGAGGTCGCCCCGCAGATCACCCGGGAGCGGGTCCTGCGCGCCATCCGCCTGGCGCACCGCGTCGCCACCCGGGCCGGGGGCCGAGAGCTGCGGATCGGCGTGGCCGCGCTCAATCCCCACGCCGGCGAGGGCGGCCTGATCGGCGATGAGGAGGAACACGCGATCACGCCCGCGGTCGTGGCCGCGATCACCGAGGGGATCAACGCCATGGGGCCGATTCCCGCCGACCACGTCTTCCGCCTGGCGCGCGCCGGCCGGTTCGACGTCGTCGTTTCCATGTACCACGATCAGGCCCAGATCGCGACGAAACTCCTCGGGTTCGAGATGGGGGTCAGCGTCGGCGTGGGACTGTCCTTTGTGCTGACCACCCCCTCCCACGGCACCGCCTTTGACATCGCCGGTCGGGGGGTCGCCGACCCGCGCCCCATGGCCCGGGCGCTGCGGATCGCCTCGCTGCTGGCGCGCGGCGCCGACGAACGCCGGAAGAAACCGGCCCCTTCGGGCGGTTGA
- a CDS encoding MmgE/PrpD family protein: MGVTEQLARFALETRPIPDDVRELATNHLVDGIAVMLAGAAEESGRLVRAHLREIAGAAQATVLGSRLRAPLQLAAWANGTAGHAMDYDDTQLATDPQSVYGLLTHPTVPVLAAALAAAEGAGASGAALLDAYIVGVEVACRIADAVHPRHYRDGFHSTATMGGFGAAAAAARIFGCDLDATLRAFGLAASMSAGLRENFGTMTKPFHAGRAAENGLFAVLLARRGWTAAKNILEAPRGFYSAAAGGYDPARIEGKLGAPYFFIHPGISIKPYPSGSLSHPAQDVLLDLVREHDIRPEQVERIDVGVNSHVPNALIHTRPTTALEGKFSLQFQMAIGVLERRAGIAQFVDAKVQDPRTRALMERVHVYVDPEIEALGYNEMRMKVRITLRDGRTLAGYADKAKGHPRKPMTRDDLREKFLDCATLVMPTETAESALVHLWAIREIERVADLMPMLTGTAP, encoded by the coding sequence ATGGGTGTGACCGAACAACTGGCCCGCTTCGCCCTGGAGACGAGGCCCATCCCCGACGACGTTCGAGAGCTGGCCACCAACCACCTCGTGGACGGGATCGCCGTGATGCTGGCCGGAGCGGCGGAAGAGAGCGGCCGGCTGGTCCGCGCCCACCTGCGGGAGATCGCCGGAGCGGCGCAGGCCACGGTGCTGGGAAGCCGGCTGCGCGCCCCGCTGCAGCTGGCGGCGTGGGCCAACGGCACGGCCGGCCACGCCATGGACTACGACGACACGCAACTGGCCACCGACCCGCAGAGCGTCTACGGGCTGCTGACCCATCCCACCGTCCCGGTCCTCGCCGCCGCGCTGGCCGCCGCCGAGGGGGCCGGCGCCTCAGGCGCGGCGTTGCTCGACGCCTACATCGTCGGTGTCGAAGTGGCCTGCCGCATCGCCGATGCCGTCCACCCCCGCCACTACCGGGACGGCTTCCACTCCACGGCGACGATGGGCGGCTTCGGCGCCGCGGCGGCCGCGGCGCGGATTTTCGGCTGCGACCTGGATGCGACGCTGCGGGCCTTCGGGCTGGCGGCCAGCATGAGCGCGGGGCTGCGGGAGAACTTCGGCACGATGACCAAGCCCTTTCACGCCGGGCGGGCCGCGGAGAACGGGCTGTTTGCCGTGCTCCTGGCGCGGCGCGGCTGGACCGCGGCGAAGAACATCCTGGAGGCGCCGCGGGGGTTCTACAGCGCCGCCGCCGGCGGCTACGATCCGGCGAGGATCGAGGGCAAACTCGGCGCGCCCTACTTCTTCATCCACCCCGGGATCTCCATCAAGCCCTATCCCTCCGGGTCCCTGTCCCATCCGGCGCAGGATGTGTTGCTGGACCTGGTCCGGGAGCACGACATCAGGCCCGAGCAGGTGGAGCGGATCGACGTGGGCGTGAACTCCCACGTGCCCAACGCCCTGATCCACACCCGGCCGACCACGGCGCTGGAGGGGAAGTTCAGCTTGCAGTTCCAGATGGCCATCGGCGTCCTGGAGCGGCGCGCCGGCATCGCCCAGTTCGTGGACGCCAAGGTCCAGGACCCGCGGACGCGGGCGCTGATGGAGCGCGTGCACGTCTATGTGGATCCGGAGATCGAGGCCCTGGGCTACAACGAGATGCGCATGAAGGTGCGGATCACGCTGCGCGACGGGCGCACGCTGGCCGGCTACGCCGACAAGGCGAAGGGGCACCCGCGCAAGCCGATGACCCGCGACGACCTGCGGGAGAAGTTCCTGGACTGCGCCACGCTGGTCATGCCGACGGAGACGGCGGAGTCCGCCCTGGTCCACCTCTGGGCGATCCGGGAGATCGAGCGGGTCGCCGACCTGATGCCGATGCTCACGGGGACCGCGCCGTGA
- a CDS encoding tartrate dehydrogenase produces MRRYRLAVIPGDGIGREVIPEGLKVLHAAGRRFGFTMEAEEFPWGCEYYLRHGVMMPTDGLVRLRDHDAIYLGAIGDPRVPDHVSLWGLLLRIRKAFDQYANVRPIRLLEGIPSPLAGRAPSDVDILFVRENTEGEYAGVGGRVHQGTPDEVALQTSVFTRRGTERILRYAFELARSRRRRLAHITKSNALQYTAVLWDEVAEVVARDYPDVQVWKLHVDAAAYQMVLHPERFDVMVGSNLFADILTDLGAALQGSLGLAASANLDPTRRHPSMFEPVHGSAPDIAGKNIANPMAAIWTASLMLEHLGEGEAAGAVFEALRRVVRQGEFRTPDLGGRHTTQAVGNAVVEALGA; encoded by the coding sequence GTGAGGCGCTACCGCCTCGCCGTCATCCCCGGGGACGGGATCGGCCGGGAGGTCATTCCGGAAGGGCTGAAGGTGCTGCACGCGGCGGGACGGCGGTTCGGCTTCACGATGGAAGCCGAGGAGTTCCCCTGGGGGTGCGAGTACTACCTGCGGCACGGCGTGATGATGCCCACCGACGGCCTGGTCCGGCTGCGCGACCACGATGCGATCTACCTCGGGGCGATCGGGGATCCCCGGGTCCCCGATCACGTCTCGCTGTGGGGCCTGCTGCTCCGCATCCGCAAAGCCTTCGACCAGTACGCCAACGTCCGGCCGATCCGCCTGCTGGAGGGCATTCCCTCGCCGCTGGCCGGGCGCGCGCCCTCCGACGTGGACATCCTGTTCGTACGGGAGAACACCGAGGGCGAGTACGCCGGCGTGGGCGGGCGGGTGCACCAGGGGACGCCCGACGAGGTGGCGCTGCAGACGAGCGTCTTCACCCGGCGCGGCACGGAGCGGATCCTGCGCTACGCCTTCGAGCTGGCCCGGAGCCGACGCCGCCGGCTGGCCCACATCACGAAGTCGAACGCCCTGCAGTACACCGCGGTGCTGTGGGACGAGGTGGCCGAGGTCGTGGCCCGCGACTACCCCGACGTCCAGGTCTGGAAGCTGCACGTGGACGCCGCCGCCTACCAGATGGTCCTGCACCCGGAGCGGTTCGACGTCATGGTCGGCTCCAATCTCTTCGCCGACATCCTCACCGACCTCGGCGCGGCGTTGCAGGGGAGCCTGGGGCTGGCGGCCAGCGCCAACCTGGACCCGACGCGTCGCCACCCCTCGATGTTCGAGCCGGTCCACGGGTCGGCGCCGGACATCGCCGGGAAGAACATCGCCAACCCCATGGCGGCGATCTGGACGGCGTCGCTGATGCTGGAGCACCTGGGCGAGGGCGAGGCCGCGGGCGCGGTCTTCGAGGCCCTGCGGCGGGTCGTGCGCCAGGGCGAGTTCCGCACCCCGGACCTGGGCGGACGGCACACGACCCAGGCGGTCGGAAACGCCGTAGTGGAGGCCCTGGGCGCATGA
- a CDS encoding GntR family transcriptional regulator has protein sequence MTDLLLTENLPARELVFRKLREAILSGRFQPGQRLRERELVGRMGVSRTPIREALRKLELEGLVTTVPYRGPVVTRPTLDSARELYETRAALEGQATALFTLRADEEAVERLRRCIRDAERALQRRRPEGILAANNAFHDTIAAGCGNGLLQGLIANLRDRIVLLRVESLSYPGRRSRSISEHKAIVRMIERRDAPGARALVEEHIMHAWRAARAQLLLQGRSRGRNG, from the coding sequence ATGACCGACCTGCTCTTGACCGAGAACCTGCCGGCCCGCGAACTGGTCTTCCGCAAGCTGCGCGAGGCGATCCTCAGCGGCCGGTTCCAGCCCGGGCAGCGCCTGCGCGAGCGGGAACTCGTGGGCCGGATGGGGGTCAGCCGCACCCCGATCCGCGAGGCGCTGCGCAAGCTGGAACTGGAGGGGCTGGTCACCACCGTCCCCTACCGGGGGCCCGTCGTGACCCGGCCGACCCTGGACAGCGCCCGGGAACTCTACGAGACGCGCGCCGCGCTGGAGGGCCAGGCCACGGCCCTCTTCACCCTGCGCGCCGACGAGGAGGCCGTAGAGCGCCTGCGGAGGTGCATCAGGGACGCGGAACGCGCCCTGCAGCGGCGGCGTCCCGAGGGAATCCTGGCCGCCAACAACGCCTTCCACGACACGATTGCCGCCGGCTGCGGGAACGGGCTGCTGCAGGGGCTGATCGCCAACCTGCGCGACCGCATCGTCCTGCTCCGGGTGGAGTCGCTGTCCTATCCGGGCCGGCGCTCCCGCTCCATCAGCGAGCACAAAGCCATCGTCCGGATGATCGAGCGCCGGGACGCGCCGGGTGCCCGGGCGCTGGTGGAGGAGCACATCATGCACGCCTGGCGGGCGGCCCGGGCGCAGCTCCTCCTGCAGGGGCGCAGCCGCGGGAGGAACGGATGA
- a CDS encoding aminopeptidase, with amino-acid sequence MNLAAMAPTARRMMEQVLAVRPGERLVIVTDFERPRSITELLTATATLYGLQTVVVAMPAREMGGEEPPPAVAAAMREADCIIVQTSHSMTHTNAEREALRAGARVCNIREVDEEMMVRGGMTADYEEVDRITRRGVTLLGAATRARLTTPEGTDLTLDLTGRPAFALSGFAREPGQFSGLPDGEAAIAPVEGRTEGVLVNPYLIEKIGQVTEPFRLEVRAGEIVRVEGGAQAQALAAILARKDPGARNFAAELALGTNPACRLIPKSREIKKRLGQAHVALGDNLSLAGVVESAVHLDIILLRPTLMLDDRLVLDNGDPLFAREAP; translated from the coding sequence GTGAACCTGGCCGCGATGGCCCCGACGGCGCGGCGGATGATGGAACAGGTGCTGGCCGTCCGCCCCGGAGAGCGCCTGGTGATCGTCACCGACTTCGAACGGCCGCGCTCCATCACCGAGCTGCTCACGGCCACGGCGACCCTGTACGGGCTGCAGACGGTGGTGGTGGCCATGCCGGCCCGCGAGATGGGCGGGGAGGAGCCGCCGCCGGCCGTGGCCGCGGCGATGCGCGAGGCCGACTGCATCATCGTCCAGACCTCCCACTCCATGACCCACACCAACGCCGAACGCGAGGCGCTGCGGGCGGGGGCCCGGGTCTGCAACATCCGCGAGGTGGACGAGGAGATGATGGTGCGCGGCGGGATGACCGCGGACTACGAGGAGGTGGACCGCATCACCCGCCGGGGCGTCACCCTGCTGGGCGCGGCGACGCGGGCCCGCCTCACCACGCCGGAGGGGACCGATCTCACGCTGGACCTCACCGGCCGCCCGGCCTTCGCCCTCTCCGGGTTCGCCCGCGAGCCGGGACAGTTCTCCGGCCTGCCGGACGGCGAGGCGGCCATCGCGCCCGTGGAGGGGCGCACCGAGGGCGTACTGGTCAACCCGTACCTGATCGAAAAGATCGGCCAGGTGACCGAGCCGTTCCGGCTGGAGGTCCGCGCCGGCGAGATTGTCCGGGTGGAGGGCGGAGCGCAGGCCCAGGCGCTGGCGGCCATCCTGGCGCGCAAGGATCCGGGCGCGCGCAACTTCGCCGCGGAACTGGCCCTGGGGACCAATCCAGCCTGCCGCCTGATCCCCAAGTCGCGGGAGATCAAGAAGCGCCTGGGGCAGGCCCACGTGGCGCTGGGCGACAACCTCAGCCTGGCCGGGGTGGTGGAGAGCGCGGTGCATCTGGACATCATCCTGCTGCGTCCCACGCTGATGCTGGACGACCGCCTCGTGCTCGACAACGGAGATCCGCTGTTCGCGAGGGAGGCACCGTAG
- a CDS encoding tripartite tricarboxylate transporter substrate binding protein: MRGQARIAGLILLMVLAAGTVAVGQGSYPTKPITLVTHSSPGAGGDIFLRNLAKYLEGIVPVPIVVENRSGGSSARAVTYVATSPKDGYVLYGSTPTFLQTPILTKTPHTFLDLQPVANVFFDPMILYVKTDSPWKTLTDIVNAAKQRPGTVRFGAATPGSVEHMIAHQLQKVAKVQVQPVTFEGGGDLLLAVLGGHVDLGVGEYAEVASQVQAGQVRVVNSFTENRLPGTTIPTAKELGVNIVVTKFRGLLGPKGMDPAAIAFWEDAIKRVLARPAYRAYYTSVYLLPAYMDHVQYNLYLHRMNQELRRYMKEIGVIQ, translated from the coding sequence ATGAGGGGACAGGCACGGATCGCGGGGCTCATCCTGTTGATGGTTCTGGCGGCGGGGACCGTCGCCGTCGGCCAGGGGTCCTATCCGACCAAACCGATCACGCTGGTCACCCACAGCAGCCCCGGAGCGGGAGGAGACATCTTCCTCCGCAACCTGGCCAAGTACCTGGAGGGCATTGTCCCCGTGCCGATCGTCGTCGAGAACCGCAGCGGCGGCTCGTCGGCCCGGGCGGTGACCTACGTCGCCACCAGTCCGAAGGACGGCTACGTCCTCTACGGCAGCACGCCGACCTTCCTGCAGACACCCATCCTGACCAAGACCCCCCACACCTTCCTCGACCTGCAGCCCGTGGCCAACGTGTTCTTTGACCCGATGATCCTTTACGTCAAAACCGACTCGCCGTGGAAGACGTTGACCGACATCGTGAACGCGGCGAAGCAGCGGCCCGGCACCGTCCGCTTCGGCGCGGCCACGCCCGGGTCGGTGGAGCACATGATCGCCCACCAGCTCCAGAAGGTGGCCAAGGTCCAGGTCCAGCCGGTCACCTTCGAGGGCGGCGGCGACCTCCTGCTCGCCGTGCTGGGCGGTCACGTCGACCTGGGGGTGGGCGAGTACGCGGAGGTCGCCTCCCAGGTGCAGGCGGGTCAGGTGCGGGTGGTCAACTCCTTCACCGAGAACCGCCTGCCGGGCACGACGATCCCCACGGCGAAGGAACTCGGGGTGAACATCGTCGTGACCAAGTTCCGGGGCCTCCTCGGACCCAAGGGGATGGATCCGGCGGCGATCGCCTTCTGGGAAGATGCGATCAAGCGGGTCCTGGCCCGGCCGGCCTACCGGGCCTACTACACCTCCGTGTACCTGCTCCCGGCGTACATGGACCACGTCCAGTATAACCTCTACCTCCACCGGATGAACCAGGAGCTGCGGCGCTACATGAAGGAGATCGGCGTCATCCAGTAG
- a CDS encoding tripartite tricarboxylate transporter TctB family protein, which yields MRRADLAIGVGLLLFSLFYAQQSFLIRRGFASDRLGPAFFPRLLALALGILAVLLIVRALAGRSDPSRPPAIRIGVFAGVLALVVVYALLMPRAGFLIATPLLLGSVIRILGLRDWTTLIGTALGITAVLYLVFGRALHVLLPMGPLR from the coding sequence ATGCGGCGGGCGGATCTGGCGATCGGAGTGGGGCTGCTCCTCTTCAGCCTCTTCTACGCGCAGCAGTCGTTCCTGATCCGCCGCGGCTTCGCCTCCGATCGCCTGGGCCCCGCGTTCTTCCCACGCCTGCTGGCCCTGGCATTGGGGATCCTGGCCGTGCTCCTCATCGTGCGGGCGCTGGCGGGACGCTCCGATCCGTCCCGCCCGCCCGCCATCCGCATCGGGGTCTTCGCCGGCGTCCTGGCCCTGGTGGTCGTCTACGCCCTCCTGATGCCCCGGGCCGGGTTCCTGATCGCCACCCCGCTGCTGCTCGGCTCCGTCATCCGGATCCTCGGCCTGCGGGACTGGACGACGCTGATCGGCACGGCCCTGGGGATCACGGCCGTGCTCTACCTGGTCTTCGGGCGGGCCCTGCACGTGCTGCTGCCGATGGGCCCGCTGCGCTAG
- a CDS encoding tripartite tricarboxylate transporter permease has translation MLERFALGAQIAFQPLSLLMMLLGVAWGILGGAMPGISGSIAMALLLPLTFGMDPTVALMMLAGVYIGAMYGGSITAILISTPGTPGAAATVIDGYVLHKKGQSGKALGVSLITGTIGGVISVFILVALAVPLSRVALAFGPPEYFALGVFGLALISSFVGRDLVKGTISAVLGLIVATAGTDPFSGTPRFTFGTIDLLGGVQLVAGMIGLFAVSEIFTRVAEGIDWERIRGRYTTDLPTLAELWKLRVAAFIGIVMGTIEGLLPGGGGAIASFIAYNEARRWSKHPEEFGRGSLEGVAAPETANNVVTGTAMIPLLTFGIPGSNSAAIMLAAMMLHGVQPGPALFERTPQVVYGLFVGMLVANVMMLVLGFLALRPSIALVNVRPPLLYAGILGLVLVGAYSINNSMFEVWVVLTTGVVGFGMRRFGFNILAMVLGLVLGFMVEVNLRRSLLISLGNPWVFFTRPISAALLVLAVITLLWPIVRQAREDRRARAAAAASPSA, from the coding sequence GTGCTGGAGCGGTTTGCCCTCGGCGCCCAGATCGCCTTCCAGCCGCTGTCGCTGCTGATGATGCTCCTGGGGGTGGCCTGGGGCATCCTCGGCGGGGCGATGCCCGGGATCTCCGGCTCCATCGCCATGGCGCTGCTGCTGCCGCTGACCTTCGGCATGGACCCCACCGTGGCCCTGATGATGCTGGCCGGCGTCTACATCGGGGCGATGTACGGCGGCTCCATCACGGCCATCCTGATCAGCACGCCGGGCACCCCCGGCGCCGCGGCCACGGTGATCGACGGCTACGTGCTGCACAAGAAGGGCCAGAGCGGCAAGGCCCTGGGCGTCTCGCTCATCACGGGGACCATCGGCGGCGTCATCAGCGTCTTCATCCTGGTGGCCCTGGCCGTGCCGCTGTCCAGGGTGGCGCTGGCCTTCGGCCCGCCCGAGTACTTCGCCCTGGGGGTGTTCGGCCTGGCCTTGATCAGCAGCTTCGTCGGCCGGGATCTGGTGAAGGGGACGATCTCCGCGGTGCTGGGGTTGATCGTGGCCACGGCGGGGACGGATCCCTTTTCCGGGACCCCCCGCTTCACCTTCGGCACGATCGACCTGCTGGGCGGCGTGCAGCTGGTCGCCGGGATGATCGGCCTCTTCGCGGTCTCCGAGATCTTCACGCGCGTCGCCGAGGGGATCGACTGGGAGCGGATCCGCGGCCGGTACACCACCGACCTGCCCACGCTGGCCGAGCTGTGGAAACTGCGCGTGGCCGCCTTCATCGGGATCGTGATGGGGACGATCGAAGGGTTGCTGCCGGGCGGCGGCGGCGCCATCGCCTCCTTCATCGCCTACAACGAGGCCCGCCGGTGGTCGAAGCACCCGGAGGAGTTCGGCCGGGGGTCGCTGGAGGGGGTCGCCGCGCCGGAGACCGCGAACAACGTCGTCACCGGCACGGCGATGATTCCGCTGTTGACCTTCGGCATCCCGGGGAGCAACTCGGCGGCGATCATGCTGGCGGCGATGATGCTCCACGGCGTGCAGCCCGGCCCGGCCCTCTTCGAGCGGACGCCCCAGGTCGTCTACGGACTGTTCGTGGGGATGCTCGTGGCCAACGTCATGATGCTCGTGCTGGGCTTTCTCGCCCTGCGGCCGTCCATCGCTCTGGTCAACGTCCGCCCGCCGCTGCTGTACGCCGGCATCCTCGGCTTGGTCCTGGTGGGAGCCTACTCCATCAACAACAGCATGTTCGAGGTCTGGGTGGTGCTGACCACCGGGGTGGTGGGGTTCGGCATGCGCCGCTTCGGCTTCAACATCCTGGCCATGGTGCTGGGGCTGGTCCTGGGCTTCATGGTTGAGGTGAACCTGCGGCGGTCGCTGCTGATCTCGTTGGGCAACCCCTGGGTGTTCTTCACCCGTCCGATCTCCGCCGCCCTGCTGGTTCTGGCGGTCATCACGCTGCTGTGGCCGATCGTGCGCCAGGCGCGGGAGGACCGCCGCGCCCGCGCCGCCGCCGCGGCCTCCCCGTCCGCCTGA
- a CDS encoding SDR family oxidoreductase, translated as MDLQLEGKGVLLAGGTRGIGRAVAELLGAEGARTALVGRDTGALRAAAEAVRARGGAVREICADITDQHQAQRMVDEAREFLGVFDAVINAVGRSFRGAFPEVGEETWREAFELNFFAAVRLVRLVVPHIPQGGRIVLLGAASGKQPQFQQAASNAAKAALHNLTRSLAEELSPRGIAVNCVAPGRILSPRRRERLTGEAQRRGVPVEQALADDAAGIPLGRHGTPEEVAAAVVFLASPRASYITGQSLLVDGGLVRSI; from the coding sequence ATGGACCTGCAGTTGGAAGGCAAAGGCGTGCTGCTGGCGGGCGGCACCCGCGGGATCGGCCGCGCTGTGGCCGAGCTGCTGGGGGCGGAGGGCGCGCGAACCGCCCTGGTCGGCCGGGATACCGGGGCGCTCCGCGCCGCGGCGGAAGCGGTGCGGGCCCGGGGCGGCGCCGTGCGGGAGATTTGCGCCGATATCACCGATCAGCATCAGGCGCAGCGCATGGTGGACGAGGCGCGGGAGTTCCTGGGCGTCTTCGACGCCGTGATCAACGCGGTGGGCCGCAGCTTTCGGGGCGCCTTCCCGGAGGTGGGCGAGGAGACCTGGCGCGAAGCCTTCGAGCTCAACTTCTTCGCCGCCGTGCGCCTGGTGCGCCTGGTCGTCCCCCACATCCCGCAGGGGGGCCGCATCGTGCTGTTGGGCGCGGCCTCGGGGAAGCAGCCCCAGTTCCAACAGGCCGCCAGCAACGCGGCGAAGGCGGCCCTGCACAACCTCACCCGCAGCCTGGCCGAGGAGTTGAGCCCGCGCGGGATCGCCGTGAACTGCGTCGCCCCCGGCCGGATCCTCTCCCCGCGGCGGAGGGAGCGCCTGACCGGGGAGGCGCAGCGGCGCGGCGTTCCGGTGGAGCAGGCGTTGGCCGACGACGCGGCCGGCATCCCGCTGGGCCGCCACGGTACCCCCGAGGAGGTCGCCGCGGCGGTGGTTTTCCTCGCCTCCCCCCGCGCCTCGTACATCACCGGGCAGAGCCTCCTCGTGGACGGCGGGCTCGTGCGGTCGATCTGA
- a CDS encoding SLC13 family permease: MPAVSEDRIPPDELVAARPSLGWIPWAIFILAFLAAAAAPLPDGLSRSGAFALAGLLAAVIFWASGVQDPSLSGLLIVTLLTLLGVMPFGRAVAGFGTEFIWLLVVTFILAQAMAETGLGRRIALLLLHRAGGRPAAVLLALLGAVAVLSFMVPTAAGRISMLLPVVLGIIEAARIPPSSRFAKAMLIGTSHLSIMAGIGLMTAAGATVYAAGLFSTRLGMQWTYVGWLIAFFPPVLVFTVAVWRLLLWLYPPERGELTAGAEYVADQLRRLGPLAGPERKMLAVFAAIFLLWVVGPRWGITTPQAGMIGALLLLLPGVQVLSWDRAMASVRWNVIVLFGVSLALADALERSGAGRWLTVAALSVVSHPSPAAVAVVVAPLVLLIRVGFVNNLGMIAVGLPLAFTLARGWGLDPVWTGMVVVMTAGPGLLLPTQTPTGMITVGYEYYTIRDYLRAGVPASVIQLLLTWLAAFVYWPLLGYRP; the protein is encoded by the coding sequence ATGCCCGCGGTCTCGGAGGACCGGATTCCCCCGGACGAACTCGTTGCCGCACGGCCGTCGCTGGGCTGGATCCCCTGGGCGATCTTCATCCTGGCCTTCCTGGCCGCGGCGGCGGCGCCGCTGCCCGACGGCCTGTCCCGCTCCGGGGCCTTCGCCCTGGCCGGGCTGCTGGCGGCGGTGATCTTCTGGGCCAGCGGCGTCCAGGATCCGTCGCTGAGCGGGTTGCTCATCGTCACCCTGCTCACGCTGCTGGGCGTGATGCCCTTCGGGCGGGCGGTGGCGGGGTTCGGGACGGAGTTCATCTGGCTGCTGGTGGTGACCTTCATCCTGGCGCAGGCCATGGCCGAGACCGGGCTCGGCCGGCGGATCGCCCTGCTCCTCCTCCACCGCGCCGGCGGGCGGCCGGCGGCCGTGCTGCTGGCCCTGCTGGGCGCCGTCGCCGTGCTGTCCTTCATGGTCCCCACGGCGGCGGGGCGCATCTCCATGCTCCTGCCGGTGGTGCTCGGGATCATCGAGGCGGCGCGCATTCCGCCCTCGTCGCGGTTTGCCAAGGCCATGCTCATCGGCACCTCCCATCTCTCCATCATGGCCGGGATCGGTTTGATGACCGCGGCGGGCGCCACGGTCTATGCGGCGGGTCTCTTCAGCACACGCCTCGGCATGCAGTGGACCTATGTGGGCTGGCTCATTGCCTTCTTCCCGCCGGTCCTGGTCTTCACCGTCGCCGTGTGGCGGCTGCTGCTGTGGCTGTATCCCCCGGAGCGCGGCGAGCTCACGGCCGGGGCGGAGTACGTCGCCGACCAGCTCCGGCGGCTCGGGCCGCTGGCCGGACCCGAGCGCAAGATGCTGGCCGTCTTCGCCGCGATCTTCCTGCTCTGGGTCGTCGGCCCGCGGTGGGGGATCACCACCCCGCAGGCCGGGATGATCGGCGCGCTGCTCCTGCTGCTGCCCGGAGTCCAGGTGCTCTCCTGGGACCGGGCGATGGCCTCGGTGCGCTGGAACGTCATCGTGCTCTTCGGGGTCTCCCTGGCGCTGGCCGACGCGCTGGAGCGTTCCGGCGCGGGACGCTGGCTGACCGTCGCGGCGCTGAGCGTGGTGTCCCATCCCTCGCCGGCGGCGGTGGCCGTCGTCGTGGCGCCGCTCGTCCTGCTGATCCGCGTCGGCTTCGTGAACAACCTGGGGATGATCGCGGTCGGGCTGCCGCTGGCCTTCACCCTGGCCCGCGGCTGGGGGCTGGATCCGGTGTGGACGGGGATGGTCGTGGTGATGACGGCCGGTCCGGGCCTCCTCCTGCCCACGCAGACGCCCACCGGCATGATCACGGTGGGGTACGAATACTACACGATCCGCGACTACCTGCGGGCGGGCGTGCCCGCTTCGGTCATCCAGCTCCTGCTGACCTGGCTGGCCGCCTTCGTCTACTGGCCGCTGCTGGGCTACCGGCCCTGA